A stretch of DNA from Coccidioides posadasii str. Silveira chromosome 1, complete sequence:
CCATAGTCagaatcaaaagaaagaaaaggtagaaaaaaaaaaggaaaagcgaCAACAAGCATCCCACTGACTCCAAACAGCGCCGATTTAGCTCCACCATCCCGCTCCTGCCTATTCACCCTCTAAGTGCCATTATCAATGAGGCAAGCTTCAATGCGATGCCATAGCCGAATAGCCTGAAACCTGTTGCATGACCCATAGATATAGCCCATCGGGACCCTGCGATGGCGTTTTGGGAACGACCAATGCTAGATTTGTCATACGCTTCGAGCGCTGATTCTAGCGACTGAGCTCGACAGAGCTGCTCTGCAAGATCCCAGCCGTCAAGCAATGCCATATTCGCGCCGTTTCCTGCAAAGGGGCTCATGGCATGGTTGCTATCGCCTATGAATATCACGGGCACGTCCGTACAATGCGAGTGCTGGAATGGTTGTTTATCCATTGCGTTGAAAAGTCGGAGGGTTGATGGGTCGGTAGCTCGTACCAGGGTTTGGAATGGCTCTGTGAATGAGGTTCCTCGATCTAGCACCTCCTGAATTAGGTTGTCTAGTTGTTCCTTCGGCATGGGAGGATTTATCCTTTCTCGTGGCTCTGGAGCCATATAGCTCAGGCTCCAAACCGCGCTCGACGAGTCAATCGGAGACACAAATAAGCCCACACCGTTCTTCCCACCAAGGACTAGCCCCCAGTCTTTATTTGCCGGTGCAGGAACCTGTCCTTCAGGAAACCTCGCCGTGCCAATGATCATGACTGCACCAGCATAGGAGAGTTTATCATCTGGCCTAAGACATTCTCGAATCTTGCTATTCGCACCATCGCAGGCAATGACCAAGTCACATACATCTGTTTTGCCGTCATTCAGATGAAGTTGGACTTTTCCATCAACTTTCTCGACTTTGACGCACTGCGTTGACCAACGGATATCTGGGCTATTGCTTTCAAGCACACTATCCAGCAGGACGCGGCGCAAAGAGTCCCTCGCGATTCGCATTCCCAGCTCAACTTGATTGGTGTCACACTTTGGCCTGCCAACTTCGAGGAGCCGATTCCAATCCGGGTCCCATACACCAAAAGACCCACGCTCTTCAGGCCGCTGCGATCCCGTAAGCGAGGCGTTTAACGCATGGTCCAAAAGGCCCATTTTCTCCAAAGCTTGCATTCCACCAGATAGCGCATCACCACGAATAGAAATGGAATAGCCCTCACGCCCCACGGCATCCTGAGCGTCTCGCTCGTATATGATAATTTCGGGGAATGGCTGGCCCTGAGGCCACTGTTTCTGTAGCGACTTGACAAAGGCAAGACATGAGATTCCAGCACCTACCACAGCAACTTTCTTGCCTGAAAGCAGGAGTGGAGGTGGTGTTGATTGAGGTTCCATGTTCGTATTTCGAGTCAAGCCTCAACTTCTGTACTTGTCGCGTCTTGGTGTTCGATGCTCAAAGACCGTGTGTTCGAAACTGTATGGAGTTAAGTCTGACTGGGCATGGCTAACAAGGGAGTGACGTGCTCTCTTGTATGATGTTCATTTATTGTGTTGCCTAGTTACTCTGTACAGAGGAGTTAGTTGACTGgtattaactagttaactaattgAACATTGGAATCATGAATCATCTGAATTAATCACCAGGGCGTTGGTTAACTCGCCCGTGTTTCCGTCCAATCGATTGATCCAAATAATAAATTCCAGGTTCAGAACGCCCAATCACAACCAACTGAGTTTCAAGATCAGTCAGTAAGTTTAACAATCCTCAATAGCCGATTCCAGCATTGGCCCCCAACTGGTGCCTGAACCTTGCTGTCTCCCACGCTCACACCCTCCAAGCAGCTTGTGGATCAGGTGGTACTTGTGCTGGTGCTTCAACACGTTGCTCCCTATGGCCCCAGATGTTCGCAAGTTTGGGGACACAGCTTAcataactaactaactaacctCCCTGGAGCTTGGGCTCCTCTGCTTGCTGCACTGTGCAAACAAGCAGCTTGAACACTGGGCTGACCTGTTGCAAAGCCCACTCTTCCTCGCATCCAAAGCACAGAACCCAAGAGGTCACTAGTTAGCAATGGGCTATCCTATTGATACCCCTCCTCCCCTTGTGAGGTTCGTCCTTCTGGACTTTCCGGCCCCCCATGTACTTCTGGTCACAATGAACCTGGAGAAACAGATGAACTCCCTCCCAGTTGACGCGGTATGGGAGATGGACCGTGTCTGGAAGTGGTTTGATGAAGAACCGCAATTGTAAGGGTTCATCACATACAGATTTTTAATGCTCGTAAGTTTCGACTGGTATGCTGATGGCTTCTATAGACGTGTTGCCATTATTACGGGTGCTGGCAAAAAGGCCTTTTGTGCCGGAATGGATCTCAAGGGTGCGACCGAGCAATCCACTCCGGTTCTTTAACACTAAACTGACTTAGGTGATTAGAGCGCCAATCTGGCTTCGAGCAAGGCGATCTAAGTATCCCGGGTCAAAACTTATATCCTCCCAACGGCTTTGCGGGGATGACCCGGCGCGTGGGCAAGAAGCCAATTATCGCCGCTTGCAACGGTCATGCTCACGGAGGTGGATTTGAAATTATTCTCAACAGTGACATCGTCATTGCATCCTCTAACGCGGATTTTCGACTACCCGACGTCCTTCGCGGAACTGCAGCTCTCGAGGGAGCATTTCCACGACTATGTCGGAATTTTACGTTACAGAGAGCTATGTGGCTAGCGTTAACCGCACATAAATTAACAGCCCAGGAAGCTCTGGATTGGGGTTTGGTTCAGAAGGTTGTGCCAATTGAAGAATTAATCACTGAAACTGTCAAGGTAGCAAAATTGATTGCAAGTATGAGTCCTGATAGCGTTATCGTGAGTCGGGCAGGTATAAGACAGGCATGGGAGACCAGCAGTGTCGAACAAGCTGCACGCTTGACCGTGGAGAGATATGGCAGCGCGTTGTTCGCTGGAGAAAATGCCAACGAAGGGATGCTAGCCTTTAAGGAGAGAAGAGCTCCGAATTGGCTGCCTTCAAAGCTTTAAGCCGATCGTTAATGATACCCAAGCTACATGTAGACTACATTCTTAAGTAACTGTACTCCGTCGGCGCGTCAACGATATCTCCATTTGACGAGCTTCTTCAATATTTCACAAGAGGAACAGTGAAAGACAGGGAAACCCAAGGCCCCAAGACCTTTTTGGCTGGCCCAAAATAATTTAACTCTGCCAGCCGAGGTCCAGGGGTTGATGCGGAGAATATCATCCCCAGAGAACTCCACAAGTTAAGTAGCTCGCAAGCTGCAACTTGCAACATCGGTACTCGGCTCATTTCCAAGTATTTGCTATCCAACTCTTGCAGCCCTAAGATACCGTGGGAACCCAAGTGACGGAGTATTCCATAGAGACAACGGTTACACGGCATTATCGTGGATACCACATAACGTGTTTACATTCCGTCATTAGGATTAAGATACCCATTGATTGACGAGTTTGATATTTGTATTGGGGTTCCCAGCTATTGATTTGAGCTATCAAGATCTCTATTTCATTGTTAGAAGAACACTAATTGCTGCTCTACTCTTGAACACTATGCCTGCCCTAGCCCCATTTGCTGAACCTCTATGGTACTATCGCGACTCATCGCCATACTACGATGAGTCCCATAGGAAACTCCGTCAATTCGTGCGCGAATATGTGGAGAATGATCTGATGCCGTATGCTGAGGAGTGGGAGCGAAATGGCCAAGTCCCTCCTGAAGTACGTGTTTAAACCTACAAGCGAGCGGACAGGAGGAACTAGGATGGAACTACACATATCGCTGATGAAAAATTGCAACCTTCTAACTTACCTTCTGAAATTCAGGCTGTTCAAAAATATGTGGACAAGGGTTTCGCTATAATCAAGCCCACAAAACGGGAATACATGGGAGGGATGACCATGCCCGCTGGCATCGACCCAGAAAAATGGGACGTCTTTCACAATCTTGTGGTCAATGACGAGTTGGCGAGGTATGTGTCCACCGTTATCTTTTTATACCAGCAACGCTTTTGGCTAAATTGACTTGAAATATAGAGTCGGGTTTTCTGGCGTGCTTTGGGGCATGAATGGCGGGAACGGCATAGGCTGCCCTCCAATCATGAATTTCGGAACTGAGCAACAGAGGCTCGAGTATCTACCAAAGGTTGCTCGAGGGGAGATCCGCTTTTGCCTAGGAATCACTGAACCAGACGGTACGTATCTGCGTCTCCGAGTGTCTTTGATTATCTTTTCACACTAATTTGGAACCACAGCCGGGTCCGACGTCTCTGGGATCAAAACCACGGCCAAAGGAGTCGGCAACAAGTATATCGTCAATGGAGCAAAGAAATGGATCACCAACGCCATTTTTGCCGACTATTGCACGGCAGCCGTTAGGACCGGAGGACCAGGCCGTAATGGCATTTCTCTACTCATTATACCACTGAAATCCAAAGGTGTCACTCGACGAAGAATGTACAACTCTGGAGTGAACGCCAGTGGCTCAACTTTCCTTGAATTCGATGACGTGGAAGTGCCTGCAGAGAATCTTATTGGAAAGGAAAACCAAGGCTTTAAATACATCATGTCAAGTACGCGACCCTTACATCCAACCTTGCACTAACATCTTTATATTCAAAGCTGATGGGGCGTAGACTTTAACCCTGAACGTCTCGGGATGGCGAGCTCCTGCATCCGTCTCTCCCGCGTTTGCGTCGAAGATGCTTACAATTACGCGATCACTCGGGAAACATTCGGCAAACCGCTCATTTACAATCAGATCATCCGGGCTAAATTCAGCAAATTCGGCCAACTTATTGAACCATGTCAAGCGTTTTTGGAGCAGCTAGCCTACACTATCCAGCTAAACGCCAAAACCGGTAGGGAGATCGACGTTGGAGGTATGACGGCCCTCCTGAAAGTAATGAGTACCCGCTGTCTGGAGAAGGTCTGCCGCGAGGCCCAGCAGATCCTGGGTGGTGCAGGGTATAACAAGGCAGGCAAAGGAGCGAGAATCGAGGCGATTAGCCGTGACGTAAGAGTATTCGTCGTGGGCGGTGGAAGCGAGGAGATCCTGAGGGATTTGGCCGTGAGACAGGAGATAAAATTCATGGCAGAAGCCCAACGTGCCAAACTGTGAAATATCAGCTGTCAATCAGGACGGATCGTAGGTTCCTGCTTGGTCACTTGAAACAATATCAATGAGCTTCAAACAAGTAAAAGTACATTAATCCGTATAGTTCCCCAGAAAGATATCCAGGTTAAAAGTCGTAGTAAACTTTGCTATAAACTCCAGACGCCTCGCCGGACCGATGAAAAACAGCCTGGGAAAGTAAAGCCATAGAAGGGAAATGACTATATCGTTTGCACAGAGAAAGGTTCACCGCACTATCCGGCCTGTTTTGTTTGTCTCATCTAAGCTCCGATGCTTCGGCAGGCTTGACAATATTTCCTGGGCACTATCTGAATAACCTTCCAAACACACCACGCGTGAGATTGCTCGTAATGCCGCCAGATAAAGCACTACTCGCGAAGGTTGAAGCTTGACTGAAGCGATCACATCGAGAAAACGCCAAGGTATTCGTAACAGTTAAAATAAGTGCAATGCCTAGTGATAGATTAGAGCTGAACATGACTGAACGGAATATTATGGAAGTGTTGCACGGTCCAACTCACCAACTAAGCTCAGCCAGATTACGCTTTGAAGCCTGATGATTGCCAGGATCGCCAGCCCAATCCACAATGCTGGGGTTGCGTACAGACTAAGCCAGAAAAATCGCTTATCTGTAGCATTGATGGTGCGAGTATTCGGGTCGGAGCTCTCAAAGACCCAGTTGGAATCACCGGTTGAGGTATTTACTTCGTTCCACCATCGAAGGCCAACTAGCCGGCGACCAGCAATATTTTTGAGGTAATAGAAATCGGCTGAAAGCAGCAGGAGGGTGAGTATGAAGACGAGAACACTAGTAGACCTGTGTGTTAGCAATGATGCATGGCTGCGGGGACTGGAGCTGCTTGTAGAAGAGACACACAAGTCACTGATGAAGAGGACGCCAAATAGGTACATCAACAGACTCCCTGGTGAGCAGGACAAAAATTAGCATGTTTTTACGCTTCAAGAGCTAAATTAATCGCAATCTTCTCGGGGTGGATGTGGTTCTGGCTTTCAACGCAACAATGAACACACCTATTCTGAAACCTAGGAAGAACAAGAGGGTGATCGGGTGCGCACTGAGGCGCCAGTTGAGGTCGCCAGTTCGCTGTTGATCCATGGCCAGATCAAGCCTGGTTATCTCTCTGGAAAGCTCTCGCGAAACGCCAGAGTCGGACGGTTGTTCGGGCCAAGTAATCCAACGTCAGCTACCTCGAGAGGACGCGCCAAGCTTTGGTGGAGGGAGAAACGATGCTCCGCTCCGTGGTtgttgatggaggacttgtatgcttgtcattcactaagctacctaaaggggaatctcggctaatctatgtgggtcacgtgagcgaggtgctagttggattacctaacacccccccatgcaacgagctccagcagcgagcgagagccacaaagatccaaagcttccaaatctctcaaatccgcgataaaaattaattacagaatccagatttattccTTCTTTAGGCTTAGCTCCGTTTCGCCGCGATACCGTATTTTCGCTGGCTTCACTGATAAACCTCCATATTTTCCTGTATCAACTCGTCACCCCTATCGCGTTCACGAATTGAGCGTAGGGATCCATTGCAAGAGCCTTCGTGAGCCCGTCAGCTTTATTCGCGTCGGTTCCAACGTGCTCGATTGAGATTTCGTCCTTTTGAATCCAGTCTCTTAGCATATGGTGCCGAATCTCAATATGGCGTGCTCTTCGCGttatagcttcagctttggctaagTCAACCGCTCCCTTGTTGTCAACACTTAATTTTGAGCtccttagctttgctgagcCTTCGCTAATCACCCCG
This window harbors:
- a CDS encoding uncharacterized protein (EggNog:ENOG410PMQT~COG:I~BUSCO:6371at33183), whose amino-acid sequence is MPALAPFAEPLWYYRDSSPYYDESHRKLRQFVREYVENDLMPYAEEWERNGQVPPEAVQKYVDKGFAIIKPTKREYMGGMTMPAGIDPEKWDVFHNLVVNDELARVGFSGVLWGMNGGNGIGCPPIMNFGTEQQRLEYLPKVARGEIRFCLGITEPDAGSDVSGIKTTAKGVGNKYIVNGAKKWITNAIFADYCTAAVRTGGPGRNGISLLIIPLKSKGVTRRRMYNSGVNASGSTFLEFDDVEVPAENLIGKENQGFKYIMSNFNPERLGMASSCIRLSRVCVEDAYNYAITRETFGKPLIYNQIIRAKFSKFGQLIEPCQAFLEQLAYTIQLNAKTGREIDVGGMTALLKVMSTRCLEKVCREAQQILGGAGYNKAGKGARIEAISRDVRVFVVGGGSEEILRDLAVRQEIKFMAEAQRAKL
- the TVP23 gene encoding Golgi apparatus membrane protein tvp23 (EggNog:ENOG410PK6X~COG:U~TransMembrane:4 (i20-38o44-62i107-128o134-153i)~BUSCO:15069at33183) → MDQQRTGDLNWRLSAHPITLLFFLGFRIGSLLMYLFGVLFISDFVLVFILTLLLLSADFYYLKNIAGRRLVGLRWWNEVNTSTGDSNWVFESSDPNTRTINATDKRFFWLSLYATPALWIGLAILAIIRLQSVIWLSLVGIALILTVTNTLAFSRCDRFSQASTFASSALSGGITSNLTRGVFGRLFR
- a CDS encoding uncharacterized protein (EggNog:ENOG410PH1Q~COG:I~BUSCO:11283at33183), whose translation is MGYPIDTPPPLVRFVLLDFPAPHVLLVTMNLEKQMNSLPVDAVWEMDRVWKWFDEEPQLRVAIITGAGKKAFCAGMDLKERQSGFEQGDLSIPGQNLYPPNGFAGMTRRVGKKPIIAACNGHAHGGGFEIILNSDIVIASSNADFRLPDVLRGTAALEGAFPRLCRNFTLQRAMWLALTAHKLTAQEALDWGLVQKVVPIEELITETVKVAKLIASMSPDSVIVSRAGIRQAWETSSVEQAARLTVERYGSALFAGENANEGMLAFKERRAPNWLPSKL
- a CDS encoding uncharacterized protein (EggNog:ENOG410PQ7W~COG:S), translated to MEPQSTPPPLLLSGKKVAVVGAGISCLAFVKSLQKQWPQGQPFPEIIIYERDAQDAVGREGYSISIRGDALSGGMQALEKMGLLDHALNASLTGSQRPEERGSFGVWDPDWNRLLEVGRPKCDTNQVELGMRIARDSLRRVLLDSVLESNSPDIRWSTQCVKVEKVDGKVQLHLNDGKTDVCDLVIACDGANSKIRECLRPDDKLSYAGAVMIIGTARFPEGQVPAPANKDWGLVLGGKNGVGLFVSPIDSSSAVWSLSYMAPEPRERINPPMPKEQLDNLIQEVLDRGTSFTEPFQTLVRATDPSTLRLFNAMDKQPFQHSHCTDVPVIFIGDSNHAMSPFAGNGANMALLDGWDLAEQLCRAQSLESALEAYDKSSIGRSQNAIAGSRWAISMGHATGFRLFGYGIALKLASLIMALRG